Proteins from a single region of Festucalex cinctus isolate MCC-2025b chromosome 19, RoL_Fcin_1.0, whole genome shotgun sequence:
- the cgnb gene encoding cingulin isoform X1, whose translation MSTISADRKPLVDYGVQIRFIKDLDDTGGAPPDKSKGSNAASPHPASKYGVAVRVQGISGQPYVVLNDGAKGDSYGVQLNTPAAGPATPSSPYKSAPKSNGAAEVTSPHGAGVSNAHSPEDEDGEIYRSPLRRPPGDGQAGGHGDEEVRTKEPQVKKAAASEAHKDQDWNSKEEYNEAGLKPVKVNAAGPKGFKQNGFTGSSSKSKKQVSESSTEPSAFTDEKPIDTNSLAPINKLISKFNNKTPGGTPQNRGRTGARQQLKFDERKRSKSLDARKETSPPSPTFNPYASPLPSDLSRRDPAPREAPQTSFTSQTTHTAKEASPVIAKKPEIPPRTQKVVGGGEKGQAKQAIYNGLKEGTNEASLESKTNIAYDSTSTLKKDGIQKKFSLAALEEQLAHCKKQLQRAQEELAEERIGREMAESRQRLQEDQLAELQEALRRVSETASHPDSLRTDVASLQAELAEATARRQRQDEALRQRERELTALKGALKEEVECHDREMELLREQYGVDMNNLRKTMEQLTQSQEQIEEERERVNATLVSLEEELDSCRDQGDHWKSQLDATSQELQEAQQKSGTRSASHMLLKCHLEKEEFESKLKEVVQDAQLAAHKQHSPSSTEELQRCHDDLRQARLAADEQRDALRDKSETLEVLRRESGEREAKLLAQIADIKTEKAELEKALQKAKEASSSSSVVDHSANMDLQETNTRLRERIARMRLHSSAARSPEAEEAMEALEDENRSLKSQLDEAKRGASRLAKERDELSRRLEERDLEREALRRGKGDLEEQKRLLDRALEKINKEMEAVMGDSRQSMAALQTQLDEYRERSRKDLLEAQRNNKDRMAELQRAQSNLKTQQDEVSRLKKELLSCSEERDGAQLERDLLSNRLKHLESELESQKGTHTDRIREIRGLEDKIKTLEIELDEERSSVELLNDRITRSRDQVDQLRSELMQERSARHDLEMDKSAIERQVKELKSRVADMEGQSRPSAGIAVLESKIQELEERLRSEEREKSSIQASQRRSERKLKEVNATLDQERIQHVEQKDQLTLRVKALKRQVDESEGEVERLEGVRRKVLRDLEEQQELQEALQAKVTALESELKRKAQHSHRSALATLSSEDDDAFLSESHHQGSNC comes from the exons ATGAGCACCATCTCGGCCGACAGGAAGCCCCTCGTGGACTACGGCGTTCAGATCCGCTTCATCAAGGATCTGGACGACACGGGCGGCGCGCCGCCAGACAAATCCAAAGGAAGCAACGCCGCCTCGCCCCATCCCGCCAGCAAATACGGGGTGGCGGTGCGCGTTCAGGGGATCTCCGGGCAGCCGTACGTGGTGCTGAACGACGGCGCCAAGGGCGACTCGTACGGCGTGCAGCTCAACACGCCGGCCGCCGGCCCCGCAACGCCCTCGTCGCCGTACAAGAGTGCGCCCAAAAGCAACGGCGCGGCCGAGGTCACCAGCCCTCACGGCGCCGGCGTGAGTAACGCGCACTCCCCCGAGGATGAAGACGGCGAGATCTACCGGAGCCCATTGAGAAGACCTCCAGGCGACGGTCAGGCTGGGGGTCACGGGGATGAGGAGGTCAGGACCAAAGAGCCCCAAGTCAAAAAAGCGGCTGCGAGTGAAGCACACAAAGACCAGGATTGGAATAGTAAAGAAGAATACAATGAAGCCGGGTTGAAACCGGTCAAGGTGAACGCCGCTGGACCCAAGGGGTTCAAACAAAACGGGTTCACAGGGTCCTCTTCGAAATCCAAAAAGCAGGTTTCAGAATCTTCTACGGAGCCCTCTGCGTTTACAGACGAGAAACCGATCGACACCAACTCCCTCGCTCCCATCAATAAACTCATCAGTAAATTCAACAATAAGACCCCGGGTGGGACCCCCCAGAACAGGGGCCGGACGGGCGCCCGGCAGCAGCTCAAGTTTGACGAACGCAAACGCTCCAAAAGCCTGGACGCCCGCAAGGAAACTTCGCCGCCTTCGCCGACCTTCAATCCCTACGCTTCCCCTCTGCCTTCTGACTTATCGCGTCGTGACCCCGCACCACGGGAGGCCCCGCAGACCAGCTTCACATCACAGACAACGCACACTGCCAAGGAGGCATCTCCGGTCATAGCCAAAAAACCC GAGATACCGCCGAGGACCCAAAAAGTCGTCGGTGGTGGGGAGAAGGGTCAGGCCAAGCAAGCTATTTACAATGGTCTCAAAGAAGG CACCAATGAAGCATCCTTAGAAAGTAAAACCAATATTGCCTACGATTCGACCAGCACCTTAAAG AAGGATGGAATCCAGAAGAAATTTAGCCTGGCGGCGCTTGAGGAGCAACTCGCTCACTGCAAGAAGCAACTGCAGCGAGCCCAGGAAGA GTTGGCTGAGGAGCGCATTGGTCGAGAGATGGCCGAGTCTCGCCAGCGTCTACAAGAAGATCAATTGGCCGAGCTCCAGGAGGCGCTCAGGAGGGTCTCGGAAACGGCGTCCCACCCCGACTCGCTGAGGACG GACGTGGCAAGCCTGCAGGCGGAGCTGGCGGAGGCGACGGCGCGGCGCCAACGTCAGGACGAGGCGCTGCGGCAGCGCGAGCGCGAGCTGACGGCCCTGAAGGGGGCGCTCAAGGAGGAGGTGGAGTGTCACGACCGCGAGATGGAGCTGCTCCGGGAGCAGTACGGCGTGGACATGAACAACCTCAGGAAAACCATGGAGCAACTCACACAG TCACAGGAGCAGATTGAGGAGGAGCGCGAGCGCGTTAACGCGACCCTGGTGAGTCTGGAGGAGGAGCTGGACAGCTGCAGGGATCAAGGAGACCATTGGAAGTCGCAGCTGGACGCCACCTCGCAAGAGCTGCAGGAAGCGCAACAAAA GTCGGGGACGCGCTCCGCCAGTCACAT GCTTCTTAAGTGTCATTTGGAGAAAGAAGAATTTGAGAGCAAACTGAAGGAAGTAGTCCAGGACGCGCAACTTGCCGCGCACAAGCAGCACTCGCCCTCGTCGACCGAG GAGCTTCAGCGTTGCCATGACGATCTGCGGCAGGCCCGCCTGGCGGCGGACGAGCAGAGGGACGCCCTCCGCGACAAGAGCGAGACCCTTGAAGtcctgaggagggagagcggCGAGCGCGAGGCCAAGCTGCTGGCGCAGATCGCCGACATCAAGACGGAGAAGGCCGAGCTGGAGAAGGCCCTCCAAAAAGCCAAAGAG gcctcttcgtcttcttctgtgGTTGATCACAGCGCCAACATGGATCTTCAGGAAACAAACACTCGCCTCAGAGAGAGGATCGCCCGCATG CGGCTGCACTCCAGCGCGGCCCGAAGCCCCGAGGCCGAGGAGGCGATGGAGGCCCTGGAGGACGAGAACCGCTCCCTCAAGTCCCAGCTGGACGAGGCCAAGCGAGGGGCGTCGCGCCTGGCCAAGGAGCGGGACGAGCTGAGCCGCCGCCTGGAAGAGCGGGACCTTGAGCGCGAGGCCCTGCGGCGGGGCAAGGGCGACCTGGAGGAGCAGAAGCGGCTCCTGGACCGAGCGCTGGAGAAGATCAACAAAGAG ATGGAGGCGGTGATGGGCGACTCGCGTCAGTCGATGGCCGCACTGCAGACGCAACTGGACGAGTACAGGGAGCGCTCCAGGAAGGACTTGTTGGAGGCCCAACGCAACAACAAGGACAGGATGGCCGAGCTGCAGAGGGCCCAGAGCAACCTCAAAACTCAGCAGGACGAG GTGTCGCGGCTGAAGAAGGAGCTGCTGAGCTGCAGCGAGGAGCGAGACGGCGCTCAGCTGGAGCGAGACCTCCTCAGCAACCGCCTCAAGCACTTGGAGAGCGAGCTGGAGTCGCAGAAGGGAACGCATACGGATCGCATCCGCGAGATCAGGGGCCTGGAG GATAAAATCAAGACTCTGGAGATCGAGTTGGACGAGGAGCGCAGCAGCGTGGAGCTTTTGAACGATCGCATCACACGCAGTCGAGATCAG GTGGACCAGCTCCGCTCCGAGCTGATGCAGGAGCGCTCGGCTCGACACGACCTGGAGATGGACAAGAGTGCCATCGAGAGGCAG GTGAAGGAGCTGAAGTCCCGCGTGGCCGACATGGAGGGACAGAGCCGCCCCTCGGCCGGAATCGCCGTGCTGGAAAGCAAAATTCAGGAGCTGGAGGAGAGGCTGCGCAGTGAAGAAcg AGAGAAAAGCAGCATCCAGGCTTCTCAGAGGCGAAGCGAGAGGAAACTGAAGGAGGTCAACGCCACGCTAGACCAGGAGAGGATCCAGCATGTCGAACAAAAggatcag CTGACCCTGCGCGTGAAGGCTCTGAAGCGGCAGGTGGACGAGAGCGAGGGGGAGGTGGAGCGTCTGGAGGGAGTCCGCAGGAAGGTCCTGCGAGATCTGGAGGAGCAGCAGGAGCTGCAGGAGGCGCTGCAGGCCAAAGTCACCGCCCTGGAATCGGAATTGAA acggaAGGCGCAGCACTCCCATCGCAGCGCTTTGGCCACGTTGAGCTCCGAGGACGACGACGCTTTCTTGAGCGAGAGCCACCACCAAGGCTCCAACTGTTAA
- the cgnb gene encoding cingulin isoform X4: MSTISADRKPLVDYGVQIRFIKDLDDTGGAPPDKSKGSNAASPHPASKYGVAVRVQGISGQPYVVLNDGAKGDSYGVQLNTPAAGPATPSSPYKSAPKSNGAAEVTSPHGAGVSNAHSPEDEDGEIYRSPLRRPPGDGQAGGHGDEEVRTKEPQVKKAAASEAHKDQDWNSKEEYNEAGLKPVKVNAAGPKGFKQNGFTGSSSKSKKQVSESSTEPSAFTDEKPIDTNSLAPINKLISKFNNKTPGGTPQNRGRTGARQQLKFDERKRSKSLDARKETSPPSPTFNPYASPLPSDLSRRDPAPREAPQTSFTSQTTHTAKEASPVIAKKPEIPPRTQKVVGGGEKGQAKQAIYNGLKEGTNEASLESKTNIAYDSTSTLKKDGIQKKFSLAALEEQLAHCKKQLQRAQEELAEERIGREMAESRQRLQEDQLAELQEALRRVSETASHPDSLRTDVASLQAELAEATARRQRQDEALRQRERELTALKGALKEEVECHDREMELLREQYGVDMNNLRKTMEQLTQSQEQIEEERERVNATLVSLEEELDSCRDQGDHWKSQLDATSQELQEAQQKLLKCHLEKEEFESKLKEVVQDAQLAAHKQHSPSSTEELQRCHDDLRQARLAADEQRDALRDKSETLEVLRRESGEREAKLLAQIADIKTEKAELEKALQKAKEASSSSSVVDHSANMDLQETNTRLRERIARMRLHSSAARSPEAEEAMEALEDENRSLKSQLDEAKRGASRLAKERDELSRRLEERDLEREALRRGKGDLEEQKRLLDRALEKINKEMEAVMGDSRQSMAALQTQLDEYRERSRKDLLEAQRNNKDRMAELQRAQSNLKTQQDEVSRLKKELLSCSEERDGAQLERDLLSNRLKHLESELESQKGTHTDRIREIRGLEDKIKTLEIELDEERSSVELLNDRITRSRDQVDQLRSELMQERSARHDLEMDKSAIERQVKELKSRVADMEGQSRPSAGIAVLESKIQELEERLRSEEREKSSIQASQRRSERKLKEVNATLDQERIQHVEQKDQLTLRVKALKRQVDESEGEVERLEGVRRKVLRDLEEQQELQEALQAKVTALESELKRKAQHSHRSALATLSSEDDDAFLSESHHQGSNC; this comes from the exons ATGAGCACCATCTCGGCCGACAGGAAGCCCCTCGTGGACTACGGCGTTCAGATCCGCTTCATCAAGGATCTGGACGACACGGGCGGCGCGCCGCCAGACAAATCCAAAGGAAGCAACGCCGCCTCGCCCCATCCCGCCAGCAAATACGGGGTGGCGGTGCGCGTTCAGGGGATCTCCGGGCAGCCGTACGTGGTGCTGAACGACGGCGCCAAGGGCGACTCGTACGGCGTGCAGCTCAACACGCCGGCCGCCGGCCCCGCAACGCCCTCGTCGCCGTACAAGAGTGCGCCCAAAAGCAACGGCGCGGCCGAGGTCACCAGCCCTCACGGCGCCGGCGTGAGTAACGCGCACTCCCCCGAGGATGAAGACGGCGAGATCTACCGGAGCCCATTGAGAAGACCTCCAGGCGACGGTCAGGCTGGGGGTCACGGGGATGAGGAGGTCAGGACCAAAGAGCCCCAAGTCAAAAAAGCGGCTGCGAGTGAAGCACACAAAGACCAGGATTGGAATAGTAAAGAAGAATACAATGAAGCCGGGTTGAAACCGGTCAAGGTGAACGCCGCTGGACCCAAGGGGTTCAAACAAAACGGGTTCACAGGGTCCTCTTCGAAATCCAAAAAGCAGGTTTCAGAATCTTCTACGGAGCCCTCTGCGTTTACAGACGAGAAACCGATCGACACCAACTCCCTCGCTCCCATCAATAAACTCATCAGTAAATTCAACAATAAGACCCCGGGTGGGACCCCCCAGAACAGGGGCCGGACGGGCGCCCGGCAGCAGCTCAAGTTTGACGAACGCAAACGCTCCAAAAGCCTGGACGCCCGCAAGGAAACTTCGCCGCCTTCGCCGACCTTCAATCCCTACGCTTCCCCTCTGCCTTCTGACTTATCGCGTCGTGACCCCGCACCACGGGAGGCCCCGCAGACCAGCTTCACATCACAGACAACGCACACTGCCAAGGAGGCATCTCCGGTCATAGCCAAAAAACCC GAGATACCGCCGAGGACCCAAAAAGTCGTCGGTGGTGGGGAGAAGGGTCAGGCCAAGCAAGCTATTTACAATGGTCTCAAAGAAGG CACCAATGAAGCATCCTTAGAAAGTAAAACCAATATTGCCTACGATTCGACCAGCACCTTAAAG AAGGATGGAATCCAGAAGAAATTTAGCCTGGCGGCGCTTGAGGAGCAACTCGCTCACTGCAAGAAGCAACTGCAGCGAGCCCAGGAAGA GTTGGCTGAGGAGCGCATTGGTCGAGAGATGGCCGAGTCTCGCCAGCGTCTACAAGAAGATCAATTGGCCGAGCTCCAGGAGGCGCTCAGGAGGGTCTCGGAAACGGCGTCCCACCCCGACTCGCTGAGGACG GACGTGGCAAGCCTGCAGGCGGAGCTGGCGGAGGCGACGGCGCGGCGCCAACGTCAGGACGAGGCGCTGCGGCAGCGCGAGCGCGAGCTGACGGCCCTGAAGGGGGCGCTCAAGGAGGAGGTGGAGTGTCACGACCGCGAGATGGAGCTGCTCCGGGAGCAGTACGGCGTGGACATGAACAACCTCAGGAAAACCATGGAGCAACTCACACAG TCACAGGAGCAGATTGAGGAGGAGCGCGAGCGCGTTAACGCGACCCTGGTGAGTCTGGAGGAGGAGCTGGACAGCTGCAGGGATCAAGGAGACCATTGGAAGTCGCAGCTGGACGCCACCTCGCAAGAGCTGCAGGAAGCGCAACAAAA GCTTCTTAAGTGTCATTTGGAGAAAGAAGAATTTGAGAGCAAACTGAAGGAAGTAGTCCAGGACGCGCAACTTGCCGCGCACAAGCAGCACTCGCCCTCGTCGACCGAG GAGCTTCAGCGTTGCCATGACGATCTGCGGCAGGCCCGCCTGGCGGCGGACGAGCAGAGGGACGCCCTCCGCGACAAGAGCGAGACCCTTGAAGtcctgaggagggagagcggCGAGCGCGAGGCCAAGCTGCTGGCGCAGATCGCCGACATCAAGACGGAGAAGGCCGAGCTGGAGAAGGCCCTCCAAAAAGCCAAAGAG gcctcttcgtcttcttctgtgGTTGATCACAGCGCCAACATGGATCTTCAGGAAACAAACACTCGCCTCAGAGAGAGGATCGCCCGCATG CGGCTGCACTCCAGCGCGGCCCGAAGCCCCGAGGCCGAGGAGGCGATGGAGGCCCTGGAGGACGAGAACCGCTCCCTCAAGTCCCAGCTGGACGAGGCCAAGCGAGGGGCGTCGCGCCTGGCCAAGGAGCGGGACGAGCTGAGCCGCCGCCTGGAAGAGCGGGACCTTGAGCGCGAGGCCCTGCGGCGGGGCAAGGGCGACCTGGAGGAGCAGAAGCGGCTCCTGGACCGAGCGCTGGAGAAGATCAACAAAGAG ATGGAGGCGGTGATGGGCGACTCGCGTCAGTCGATGGCCGCACTGCAGACGCAACTGGACGAGTACAGGGAGCGCTCCAGGAAGGACTTGTTGGAGGCCCAACGCAACAACAAGGACAGGATGGCCGAGCTGCAGAGGGCCCAGAGCAACCTCAAAACTCAGCAGGACGAG GTGTCGCGGCTGAAGAAGGAGCTGCTGAGCTGCAGCGAGGAGCGAGACGGCGCTCAGCTGGAGCGAGACCTCCTCAGCAACCGCCTCAAGCACTTGGAGAGCGAGCTGGAGTCGCAGAAGGGAACGCATACGGATCGCATCCGCGAGATCAGGGGCCTGGAG GATAAAATCAAGACTCTGGAGATCGAGTTGGACGAGGAGCGCAGCAGCGTGGAGCTTTTGAACGATCGCATCACACGCAGTCGAGATCAG GTGGACCAGCTCCGCTCCGAGCTGATGCAGGAGCGCTCGGCTCGACACGACCTGGAGATGGACAAGAGTGCCATCGAGAGGCAG GTGAAGGAGCTGAAGTCCCGCGTGGCCGACATGGAGGGACAGAGCCGCCCCTCGGCCGGAATCGCCGTGCTGGAAAGCAAAATTCAGGAGCTGGAGGAGAGGCTGCGCAGTGAAGAAcg AGAGAAAAGCAGCATCCAGGCTTCTCAGAGGCGAAGCGAGAGGAAACTGAAGGAGGTCAACGCCACGCTAGACCAGGAGAGGATCCAGCATGTCGAACAAAAggatcag CTGACCCTGCGCGTGAAGGCTCTGAAGCGGCAGGTGGACGAGAGCGAGGGGGAGGTGGAGCGTCTGGAGGGAGTCCGCAGGAAGGTCCTGCGAGATCTGGAGGAGCAGCAGGAGCTGCAGGAGGCGCTGCAGGCCAAAGTCACCGCCCTGGAATCGGAATTGAA acggaAGGCGCAGCACTCCCATCGCAGCGCTTTGGCCACGTTGAGCTCCGAGGACGACGACGCTTTCTTGAGCGAGAGCCACCACCAAGGCTCCAACTGTTAA
- the cgnb gene encoding cingulin isoform X3 has protein sequence MSTISADRKPLVDYGVQIRFIKDLDDTGGAPPDKSKGSNAASPHPASKYGVAVRVQGISGQPYVVLNDGAKGDSYGVQLNTPAAGPATPSSPYKSAPKSNGAAEVTSPHGAGVSNAHSPEDEDGEIYRSPLRRPPGDGQAGGHGDEEVRTKEPQVKKAAASEAHKDQDWNSKEEYNEAGLKPVKVNAAGPKGFKQNGFTGSSSKSKKQVSESSTEPSAFTDEKPIDTNSLAPINKLISKFNNKTPGGTPQNRGRTGARQQLKFDERKRSKSLDARKETSPPSPTFNPYASPLPSDLSRRDPAPREAPQTSFTSQTTHTAKEASPVIAKKPEIPPRTQKVVGGGEKGQAKQAIYNGLKEGTNEASLESKTNIAYDSTSTLKKDGIQKKFSLAALEEQLAHCKKQLQRAQEELAEERIGREMAESRQRLQEDQLAELQEALRRVSETASHPDSLRTDVASLQAELAEATARRQRQDEALRQRERELTALKGALKEEVECHDREMELLREQYGVDMNNLRKTMEQLTQEQIEEERERVNATLVSLEEELDSCRDQGDHWKSQLDATSQELQEAQQKSGTRSASHMLLKCHLEKEEFESKLKEVVQDAQLAAHKQHSPSSTEELQRCHDDLRQARLAADEQRDALRDKSETLEVLRRESGEREAKLLAQIADIKTEKAELEKALQKAKEASSSSSVVDHSANMDLQETNTRLRERIARMRLHSSAARSPEAEEAMEALEDENRSLKSQLDEAKRGASRLAKERDELSRRLEERDLEREALRRGKGDLEEQKRLLDRALEKINKEMEAVMGDSRQSMAALQTQLDEYRERSRKDLLEAQRNNKDRMAELQRAQSNLKTQQDEVSRLKKELLSCSEERDGAQLERDLLSNRLKHLESELESQKGTHTDRIREIRGLEDKIKTLEIELDEERSSVELLNDRITRSRDQVDQLRSELMQERSARHDLEMDKSAIERQVKELKSRVADMEGQSRPSAGIAVLESKIQELEERLRSEEREKSSIQASQRRSERKLKEVNATLDQERIQHVEQKDQLTLRVKALKRQVDESEGEVERLEGVRRKVLRDLEEQQELQEALQAKVTALESELKRKAQHSHRSALATLSSEDDDAFLSESHHQGSNC, from the exons ATGAGCACCATCTCGGCCGACAGGAAGCCCCTCGTGGACTACGGCGTTCAGATCCGCTTCATCAAGGATCTGGACGACACGGGCGGCGCGCCGCCAGACAAATCCAAAGGAAGCAACGCCGCCTCGCCCCATCCCGCCAGCAAATACGGGGTGGCGGTGCGCGTTCAGGGGATCTCCGGGCAGCCGTACGTGGTGCTGAACGACGGCGCCAAGGGCGACTCGTACGGCGTGCAGCTCAACACGCCGGCCGCCGGCCCCGCAACGCCCTCGTCGCCGTACAAGAGTGCGCCCAAAAGCAACGGCGCGGCCGAGGTCACCAGCCCTCACGGCGCCGGCGTGAGTAACGCGCACTCCCCCGAGGATGAAGACGGCGAGATCTACCGGAGCCCATTGAGAAGACCTCCAGGCGACGGTCAGGCTGGGGGTCACGGGGATGAGGAGGTCAGGACCAAAGAGCCCCAAGTCAAAAAAGCGGCTGCGAGTGAAGCACACAAAGACCAGGATTGGAATAGTAAAGAAGAATACAATGAAGCCGGGTTGAAACCGGTCAAGGTGAACGCCGCTGGACCCAAGGGGTTCAAACAAAACGGGTTCACAGGGTCCTCTTCGAAATCCAAAAAGCAGGTTTCAGAATCTTCTACGGAGCCCTCTGCGTTTACAGACGAGAAACCGATCGACACCAACTCCCTCGCTCCCATCAATAAACTCATCAGTAAATTCAACAATAAGACCCCGGGTGGGACCCCCCAGAACAGGGGCCGGACGGGCGCCCGGCAGCAGCTCAAGTTTGACGAACGCAAACGCTCCAAAAGCCTGGACGCCCGCAAGGAAACTTCGCCGCCTTCGCCGACCTTCAATCCCTACGCTTCCCCTCTGCCTTCTGACTTATCGCGTCGTGACCCCGCACCACGGGAGGCCCCGCAGACCAGCTTCACATCACAGACAACGCACACTGCCAAGGAGGCATCTCCGGTCATAGCCAAAAAACCC GAGATACCGCCGAGGACCCAAAAAGTCGTCGGTGGTGGGGAGAAGGGTCAGGCCAAGCAAGCTATTTACAATGGTCTCAAAGAAGG CACCAATGAAGCATCCTTAGAAAGTAAAACCAATATTGCCTACGATTCGACCAGCACCTTAAAG AAGGATGGAATCCAGAAGAAATTTAGCCTGGCGGCGCTTGAGGAGCAACTCGCTCACTGCAAGAAGCAACTGCAGCGAGCCCAGGAAGA GTTGGCTGAGGAGCGCATTGGTCGAGAGATGGCCGAGTCTCGCCAGCGTCTACAAGAAGATCAATTGGCCGAGCTCCAGGAGGCGCTCAGGAGGGTCTCGGAAACGGCGTCCCACCCCGACTCGCTGAGGACG GACGTGGCAAGCCTGCAGGCGGAGCTGGCGGAGGCGACGGCGCGGCGCCAACGTCAGGACGAGGCGCTGCGGCAGCGCGAGCGCGAGCTGACGGCCCTGAAGGGGGCGCTCAAGGAGGAGGTGGAGTGTCACGACCGCGAGATGGAGCTGCTCCGGGAGCAGTACGGCGTGGACATGAACAACCTCAGGAAAACCATGGAGCAACTCACACAG GAGCAGATTGAGGAGGAGCGCGAGCGCGTTAACGCGACCCTGGTGAGTCTGGAGGAGGAGCTGGACAGCTGCAGGGATCAAGGAGACCATTGGAAGTCGCAGCTGGACGCCACCTCGCAAGAGCTGCAGGAAGCGCAACAAAA GTCGGGGACGCGCTCCGCCAGTCACAT GCTTCTTAAGTGTCATTTGGAGAAAGAAGAATTTGAGAGCAAACTGAAGGAAGTAGTCCAGGACGCGCAACTTGCCGCGCACAAGCAGCACTCGCCCTCGTCGACCGAG GAGCTTCAGCGTTGCCATGACGATCTGCGGCAGGCCCGCCTGGCGGCGGACGAGCAGAGGGACGCCCTCCGCGACAAGAGCGAGACCCTTGAAGtcctgaggagggagagcggCGAGCGCGAGGCCAAGCTGCTGGCGCAGATCGCCGACATCAAGACGGAGAAGGCCGAGCTGGAGAAGGCCCTCCAAAAAGCCAAAGAG gcctcttcgtcttcttctgtgGTTGATCACAGCGCCAACATGGATCTTCAGGAAACAAACACTCGCCTCAGAGAGAGGATCGCCCGCATG CGGCTGCACTCCAGCGCGGCCCGAAGCCCCGAGGCCGAGGAGGCGATGGAGGCCCTGGAGGACGAGAACCGCTCCCTCAAGTCCCAGCTGGACGAGGCCAAGCGAGGGGCGTCGCGCCTGGCCAAGGAGCGGGACGAGCTGAGCCGCCGCCTGGAAGAGCGGGACCTTGAGCGCGAGGCCCTGCGGCGGGGCAAGGGCGACCTGGAGGAGCAGAAGCGGCTCCTGGACCGAGCGCTGGAGAAGATCAACAAAGAG ATGGAGGCGGTGATGGGCGACTCGCGTCAGTCGATGGCCGCACTGCAGACGCAACTGGACGAGTACAGGGAGCGCTCCAGGAAGGACTTGTTGGAGGCCCAACGCAACAACAAGGACAGGATGGCCGAGCTGCAGAGGGCCCAGAGCAACCTCAAAACTCAGCAGGACGAG GTGTCGCGGCTGAAGAAGGAGCTGCTGAGCTGCAGCGAGGAGCGAGACGGCGCTCAGCTGGAGCGAGACCTCCTCAGCAACCGCCTCAAGCACTTGGAGAGCGAGCTGGAGTCGCAGAAGGGAACGCATACGGATCGCATCCGCGAGATCAGGGGCCTGGAG GATAAAATCAAGACTCTGGAGATCGAGTTGGACGAGGAGCGCAGCAGCGTGGAGCTTTTGAACGATCGCATCACACGCAGTCGAGATCAG GTGGACCAGCTCCGCTCCGAGCTGATGCAGGAGCGCTCGGCTCGACACGACCTGGAGATGGACAAGAGTGCCATCGAGAGGCAG GTGAAGGAGCTGAAGTCCCGCGTGGCCGACATGGAGGGACAGAGCCGCCCCTCGGCCGGAATCGCCGTGCTGGAAAGCAAAATTCAGGAGCTGGAGGAGAGGCTGCGCAGTGAAGAAcg AGAGAAAAGCAGCATCCAGGCTTCTCAGAGGCGAAGCGAGAGGAAACTGAAGGAGGTCAACGCCACGCTAGACCAGGAGAGGATCCAGCATGTCGAACAAAAggatcag CTGACCCTGCGCGTGAAGGCTCTGAAGCGGCAGGTGGACGAGAGCGAGGGGGAGGTGGAGCGTCTGGAGGGAGTCCGCAGGAAGGTCCTGCGAGATCTGGAGGAGCAGCAGGAGCTGCAGGAGGCGCTGCAGGCCAAAGTCACCGCCCTGGAATCGGAATTGAA acggaAGGCGCAGCACTCCCATCGCAGCGCTTTGGCCACGTTGAGCTCCGAGGACGACGACGCTTTCTTGAGCGAGAGCCACCACCAAGGCTCCAACTGTTAA